Proteins found in one Hippopotamus amphibius kiboko isolate mHipAmp2 chromosome 12, mHipAmp2.hap2, whole genome shotgun sequence genomic segment:
- the SLC38A2 gene encoding sodium-coupled neutral amino acid symporter 2 isoform X4 produces MKQTLILLTFVSIFSLYSVHLLLKTANEGGSLLYEQLGHKAFGMVGKLAASGSITMQNIGAMSSYLFIVKYELPLVIQALMNIEDTTGLWYLNGDYLVLLVSLVLILPLSLLRNLGYLGYTSGLSLLCMMFFLIVVICKKFQISCPAEVAFLVNETVNSTLAQPTAFAPDVVFNMTEDDSCRPRYFIFNSQTVYAVPILTFSFVCHPAILPIYEELKGRSRRRMMNVSKISFFAMFLMYLLAALFGYLTFYDHVESELLHTYSSVMGTDVLLLIVRLAVLMAVTLTVPVVVFPIRSSITHLLCPAKDFSWWRHTVITVSILAFTNLLVIFVPTIRDIFGFIGASAAAMLIFILPSAFYIKLVKKEPMKSVQKIGAMFFLLSGIVVMTGSMALIVLDWVHNVPGGGH; encoded by the exons ATGAAACAGACTTT AATTCTGTTGACATTTGTGTCAATATTTTCCCTGTATTCTGTTCATCTCCTTTTGAAGACTGCCAATGAAGGAG GGTCTTTATTATATGAACAACTGGGACATAAGGCATTTGGAATGGTTGGAAAGCTTGCAGCCTCTGGGTCCATTACAATGCAGAACATTGGAG CTATGTCAAGCTACCTCTTCATAGTGAAATATGAGTTACCTTTGGTGATCCAGGCATTAATGAACATTGAAGATACAACTGG aTTGTGGTATCTGAACGGTGACTATCTGGTTCTCTTGGTGTCACTGGTGCTCATTCTTCCCTTGTCACTGCTGAGGAATTTAG gATATTTGGGGTACACCAGTGGCCTTTCCTTGTTGTGTATGATGTTCTTTCTAATTGTG GTGATTTGCAAGAAGTTTCAGATTTCTTGTCCTGCGGAAGTTGCTTTCCTAGTTAATGAAACAGTAAACAGCACCTTAGCACAGCCGACAGCTTTTGCACCTGATGTGGTTTTTAATATGACTGAAGACGATTCTTGCCGACCACGTTATTTTATCTTCAACTCACAG ACTGTCTATGCTGTGCCAATTCTGACCTTTTCATTTGTCTGTCATCCTGCTATTCTTCCCATTTATGAAGAGCTTAAAGG CCGCAGCCGTAGAAGAATGATGAACGTGtccaagatttcattttttgctATGTTTCTCATGTACCTGCTTGCTGCCCTCTTTGGATACCTGACATTTTACG ACCATGTTGAGTCAGAATTGCTTCATACCTACTCTTCTGTCATGGGAACTGATGTTCTGCTTCTCATCGTCCGTTTGGCTGTGTTGATGGCTGTCACCCTGACAGTACCTGTAGTTGTTTTCCCG ATTCGGAGTTCCATAACTCACTTGCTGTGTCCAGCGAAAGATTTCAGTTGGTGGCGCCATACTGTCATTACAGTGTCTATCTTGGCATTTACCAATTTACTTGTCATCTTTGTACCAACTATTAGGGATATCTTTGGTTTCATTG GTGCATCTGCAGCTGCTatgttgatttttattcttccatctGCCTTCTATATCAAGTTGGTGAAGAAAGAACCTATGAAGTCTGTGCAAAAGATTGGG GCTATGTTCTTCCTGTTAAGTGGCATAGTGGTGATGACCGGAAGCATGGCCTTGATTGTGTTGGATTGGGTCCACAATGTCCCGGGAGGTGGCCATTAA
- the SLC38A2 gene encoding sodium-coupled neutral amino acid symporter 2 isoform X1, with product MKKAEMGRFNISPDEDSSSYSSNSDFNYSYPTKQAALKSHYADVDPENQNFLLESNLGKKKYETDFHPGTTSFGMSVFNLSNAIVGSGILGLSYAMANTGIALFIILLTFVSIFSLYSVHLLLKTANEGGSLLYEQLGHKAFGMVGKLAASGSITMQNIGAMSSYLFIVKYELPLVIQALMNIEDTTGLWYLNGDYLVLLVSLVLILPLSLLRNLGYLGYTSGLSLLCMMFFLIVVICKKFQISCPAEVAFLVNETVNSTLAQPTAFAPDVVFNMTEDDSCRPRYFIFNSQTVYAVPILTFSFVCHPAILPIYEELKGRSRRRMMNVSKISFFAMFLMYLLAALFGYLTFYDHVESELLHTYSSVMGTDVLLLIVRLAVLMAVTLTVPVVVFPIRSSITHLLCPAKDFSWWRHTVITVSILAFTNLLVIFVPTIRDIFGFIGASAAAMLIFILPSAFYIKLVKKEPMKSVQKIGWGPSRKAVRRRILQCCFHWIGLLALFDSRTSLLLQTKNWHFCLNSWKELFLKTCQGIRSKELFSTVYILSYGRKYPGNQEEMKKKNSSPSKSMWESPPIWLLRFKINCQG from the exons ATGAAGAAAGCCGAAATGGGAAGATTCAATATTTCGCCGGATGAGGACAGCAGCAGCTACAGTTCCAACAGCGACTTCAACTACTCCTACCCCACCAAACAAGCTGCTCTGAAAAG ccATTATGCAGATGTAGATCCTGAAAACCAGAACTTTTTACTTGAATCGAATTTGGGGAAAAAGAAGTATGAAACAGACTTT CATCCAGGTACTACTTCCTTTGGAATGTCAGTATTTAATCTGAGCAATGCGATTGTGGGCAGTGGAATCCTTGGGCTTTCTTATGCCATGGCTAATACTGGAATTGCTCTTTTTAT AATTCTGTTGACATTTGTGTCAATATTTTCCCTGTATTCTGTTCATCTCCTTTTGAAGACTGCCAATGAAGGAG GGTCTTTATTATATGAACAACTGGGACATAAGGCATTTGGAATGGTTGGAAAGCTTGCAGCCTCTGGGTCCATTACAATGCAGAACATTGGAG CTATGTCAAGCTACCTCTTCATAGTGAAATATGAGTTACCTTTGGTGATCCAGGCATTAATGAACATTGAAGATACAACTGG aTTGTGGTATCTGAACGGTGACTATCTGGTTCTCTTGGTGTCACTGGTGCTCATTCTTCCCTTGTCACTGCTGAGGAATTTAG gATATTTGGGGTACACCAGTGGCCTTTCCTTGTTGTGTATGATGTTCTTTCTAATTGTG GTGATTTGCAAGAAGTTTCAGATTTCTTGTCCTGCGGAAGTTGCTTTCCTAGTTAATGAAACAGTAAACAGCACCTTAGCACAGCCGACAGCTTTTGCACCTGATGTGGTTTTTAATATGACTGAAGACGATTCTTGCCGACCACGTTATTTTATCTTCAACTCACAG ACTGTCTATGCTGTGCCAATTCTGACCTTTTCATTTGTCTGTCATCCTGCTATTCTTCCCATTTATGAAGAGCTTAAAGG CCGCAGCCGTAGAAGAATGATGAACGTGtccaagatttcattttttgctATGTTTCTCATGTACCTGCTTGCTGCCCTCTTTGGATACCTGACATTTTACG ACCATGTTGAGTCAGAATTGCTTCATACCTACTCTTCTGTCATGGGAACTGATGTTCTGCTTCTCATCGTCCGTTTGGCTGTGTTGATGGCTGTCACCCTGACAGTACCTGTAGTTGTTTTCCCG ATTCGGAGTTCCATAACTCACTTGCTGTGTCCAGCGAAAGATTTCAGTTGGTGGCGCCATACTGTCATTACAGTGTCTATCTTGGCATTTACCAATTTACTTGTCATCTTTGTACCAACTATTAGGGATATCTTTGGTTTCATTG GTGCATCTGCAGCTGCTatgttgatttttattcttccatctGCCTTCTATATCAAGTTGGTGAAGAAAGAACCTATGAAGTCTGTGCAAAAGATTGGG TGGGGACCATCTCGAAAGGCAGTGAGAAGACGGATTCTACAGTGCTGCTTTCATTGGATTGGGCTTTTGGCACTCTTTGACTCCAGAACCTCACTTCTACTTCAGACCAAGAATTGGCACTTCTGCTTGAATTCCTGGAAAGAATTGTTTCTTAAGACTTGCCAGGGAATACGAAGTAAGGAGTTGTTCTCTACAGTTTACATCCTTTCCTATGGGAGAAAATACCCTGgcaaccaggaagaaatgaaaaaaaaaaattcttctcccAGCAAGTCGATGTGGGAGTCTCCTCCAATCTGGCTTTTGAGGTTCAAAATCAACTGCCAAGGGTAA
- the SLC38A2 gene encoding sodium-coupled neutral amino acid symporter 2 isoform X3, producing the protein MKQTLILLTFVSIFSLYSVHLLLKTANEGGSLLYEQLGHKAFGMVGKLAASGSITMQNIGAMSSYLFIVKYELPLVIQALMNIEDTTGLWYLNGDYLVLLVSLVLILPLSLLRNLGYLGYTSGLSLLCMMFFLIVVICKKFQISCPAEVAFLVNETVNSTLAQPTAFAPDVVFNMTEDDSCRPRYFIFNSQTVYAVPILTFSFVCHPAILPIYEELKGRSRRRMMNVSKISFFAMFLMYLLAALFGYLTFYDHVESELLHTYSSVMGTDVLLLIVRLAVLMAVTLTVPVVVFPIRSSITHLLCPAKDFSWWRHTVITVSILAFTNLLVIFVPTIRDIFGFIGASAAAMLIFILPSAFYIKLVKKEPMKSVQKIGWGPSRKAVRRRILQCCFHWIGLLALFDSRTSLLLQTKNWHFCLNSWKELFLKTCQGIRSKELFSTVYILSYGRKYPGNQEEMKKKNSSPSKSMWESPPIWLLRFKINCQG; encoded by the exons ATGAAACAGACTTT AATTCTGTTGACATTTGTGTCAATATTTTCCCTGTATTCTGTTCATCTCCTTTTGAAGACTGCCAATGAAGGAG GGTCTTTATTATATGAACAACTGGGACATAAGGCATTTGGAATGGTTGGAAAGCTTGCAGCCTCTGGGTCCATTACAATGCAGAACATTGGAG CTATGTCAAGCTACCTCTTCATAGTGAAATATGAGTTACCTTTGGTGATCCAGGCATTAATGAACATTGAAGATACAACTGG aTTGTGGTATCTGAACGGTGACTATCTGGTTCTCTTGGTGTCACTGGTGCTCATTCTTCCCTTGTCACTGCTGAGGAATTTAG gATATTTGGGGTACACCAGTGGCCTTTCCTTGTTGTGTATGATGTTCTTTCTAATTGTG GTGATTTGCAAGAAGTTTCAGATTTCTTGTCCTGCGGAAGTTGCTTTCCTAGTTAATGAAACAGTAAACAGCACCTTAGCACAGCCGACAGCTTTTGCACCTGATGTGGTTTTTAATATGACTGAAGACGATTCTTGCCGACCACGTTATTTTATCTTCAACTCACAG ACTGTCTATGCTGTGCCAATTCTGACCTTTTCATTTGTCTGTCATCCTGCTATTCTTCCCATTTATGAAGAGCTTAAAGG CCGCAGCCGTAGAAGAATGATGAACGTGtccaagatttcattttttgctATGTTTCTCATGTACCTGCTTGCTGCCCTCTTTGGATACCTGACATTTTACG ACCATGTTGAGTCAGAATTGCTTCATACCTACTCTTCTGTCATGGGAACTGATGTTCTGCTTCTCATCGTCCGTTTGGCTGTGTTGATGGCTGTCACCCTGACAGTACCTGTAGTTGTTTTCCCG ATTCGGAGTTCCATAACTCACTTGCTGTGTCCAGCGAAAGATTTCAGTTGGTGGCGCCATACTGTCATTACAGTGTCTATCTTGGCATTTACCAATTTACTTGTCATCTTTGTACCAACTATTAGGGATATCTTTGGTTTCATTG GTGCATCTGCAGCTGCTatgttgatttttattcttccatctGCCTTCTATATCAAGTTGGTGAAGAAAGAACCTATGAAGTCTGTGCAAAAGATTGGG TGGGGACCATCTCGAAAGGCAGTGAGAAGACGGATTCTACAGTGCTGCTTTCATTGGATTGGGCTTTTGGCACTCTTTGACTCCAGAACCTCACTTCTACTTCAGACCAAGAATTGGCACTTCTGCTTGAATTCCTGGAAAGAATTGTTTCTTAAGACTTGCCAGGGAATACGAAGTAAGGAGTTGTTCTCTACAGTTTACATCCTTTCCTATGGGAGAAAATACCCTGgcaaccaggaagaaatgaaaaaaaaaaattcttctcccAGCAAGTCGATGTGGGAGTCTCCTCCAATCTGGCTTTTGAGGTTCAAAATCAACTGCCAAGGGTAA
- the SLC38A2 gene encoding sodium-coupled neutral amino acid symporter 2 isoform X2 codes for MKKAEMGRFNISPDEDSSSYSSNSDFNYSYPTKQAALKSHYADVDPENQNFLLESNLGKKKYETDFHPGTTSFGMSVFNLSNAIVGSGILGLSYAMANTGIALFIILLTFVSIFSLYSVHLLLKTANEGGSLLYEQLGHKAFGMVGKLAASGSITMQNIGAMSSYLFIVKYELPLVIQALMNIEDTTGLWYLNGDYLVLLVSLVLILPLSLLRNLGYLGYTSGLSLLCMMFFLIVVICKKFQISCPAEVAFLVNETVNSTLAQPTAFAPDVVFNMTEDDSCRPRYFIFNSQTVYAVPILTFSFVCHPAILPIYEELKGRSRRRMMNVSKISFFAMFLMYLLAALFGYLTFYDHVESELLHTYSSVMGTDVLLLIVRLAVLMAVTLTVPVVVFPIRSSITHLLCPAKDFSWWRHTVITVSILAFTNLLVIFVPTIRDIFGFIGASAAAMLIFILPSAFYIKLVKKEPMKSVQKIGAMFFLLSGIVVMTGSMALIVLDWVHNVPGGGH; via the exons ATGAAGAAAGCCGAAATGGGAAGATTCAATATTTCGCCGGATGAGGACAGCAGCAGCTACAGTTCCAACAGCGACTTCAACTACTCCTACCCCACCAAACAAGCTGCTCTGAAAAG ccATTATGCAGATGTAGATCCTGAAAACCAGAACTTTTTACTTGAATCGAATTTGGGGAAAAAGAAGTATGAAACAGACTTT CATCCAGGTACTACTTCCTTTGGAATGTCAGTATTTAATCTGAGCAATGCGATTGTGGGCAGTGGAATCCTTGGGCTTTCTTATGCCATGGCTAATACTGGAATTGCTCTTTTTAT AATTCTGTTGACATTTGTGTCAATATTTTCCCTGTATTCTGTTCATCTCCTTTTGAAGACTGCCAATGAAGGAG GGTCTTTATTATATGAACAACTGGGACATAAGGCATTTGGAATGGTTGGAAAGCTTGCAGCCTCTGGGTCCATTACAATGCAGAACATTGGAG CTATGTCAAGCTACCTCTTCATAGTGAAATATGAGTTACCTTTGGTGATCCAGGCATTAATGAACATTGAAGATACAACTGG aTTGTGGTATCTGAACGGTGACTATCTGGTTCTCTTGGTGTCACTGGTGCTCATTCTTCCCTTGTCACTGCTGAGGAATTTAG gATATTTGGGGTACACCAGTGGCCTTTCCTTGTTGTGTATGATGTTCTTTCTAATTGTG GTGATTTGCAAGAAGTTTCAGATTTCTTGTCCTGCGGAAGTTGCTTTCCTAGTTAATGAAACAGTAAACAGCACCTTAGCACAGCCGACAGCTTTTGCACCTGATGTGGTTTTTAATATGACTGAAGACGATTCTTGCCGACCACGTTATTTTATCTTCAACTCACAG ACTGTCTATGCTGTGCCAATTCTGACCTTTTCATTTGTCTGTCATCCTGCTATTCTTCCCATTTATGAAGAGCTTAAAGG CCGCAGCCGTAGAAGAATGATGAACGTGtccaagatttcattttttgctATGTTTCTCATGTACCTGCTTGCTGCCCTCTTTGGATACCTGACATTTTACG ACCATGTTGAGTCAGAATTGCTTCATACCTACTCTTCTGTCATGGGAACTGATGTTCTGCTTCTCATCGTCCGTTTGGCTGTGTTGATGGCTGTCACCCTGACAGTACCTGTAGTTGTTTTCCCG ATTCGGAGTTCCATAACTCACTTGCTGTGTCCAGCGAAAGATTTCAGTTGGTGGCGCCATACTGTCATTACAGTGTCTATCTTGGCATTTACCAATTTACTTGTCATCTTTGTACCAACTATTAGGGATATCTTTGGTTTCATTG GTGCATCTGCAGCTGCTatgttgatttttattcttccatctGCCTTCTATATCAAGTTGGTGAAGAAAGAACCTATGAAGTCTGTGCAAAAGATTGGG GCTATGTTCTTCCTGTTAAGTGGCATAGTGGTGATGACCGGAAGCATGGCCTTGATTGTGTTGGATTGGGTCCACAATGTCCCGGGAGGTGGCCATTAA